From the genome of Mucispirillum schaedleri ASF457:
CAGTAATTGAGCTTGATGCGTTATTTAAAGAGATTAATGAGCTTAAAGAAAAAGGTGTAAAATTTGACGGCAGATTTTTTGTAAGCGACAGAGCTCATGTAATTATGCCATACCATATCTTTTTTGATAAACATAAAGAAGAATTAAAAGGTGCTAATAAAATAGGCACAACAGGCAGGGGTATAGGACCTGCATATATGGATAAAATAGCAAGAAACGGTATCCGTATAGGTGATTTATTTAATGAAAAACTGCTTGATGAAAAAATTAAAACTAATGTAGAAGAGCTTAATATGTATGCTGTTAAAGCTTATGGTATAGCCCCTGTTAACATAGATGAAGCAAAAGCATACTGCAAACGACATATTGATGACTTAAAAAATTATGTTACAGATACATCATATTTAATAAATAAATTAATAGATGAAGGCAAAAAAGTAATGCTTGAAGGAGCTCAGGGCACAATGCTTGATGTGGATTTTGGAACATATCCATTTGTAACATCATCAAATGGCACAGCAGGTGGTGCATGCACTGGCACTGGTATTTCGCCTAGAAAAATATCATGTATAGCAGGTGTTATGAAAGCATATACAACAAGAGTTGGCAGTGGTCCATTTCCAACAGAGCTTTTTGATGCAGACGGTGAAGCATTAAGTGTAGCAGGTCATGAGTTTGGTGCTGTTACAGGCAGACCAAGAAGATGCGGCTGGCTTGATTTAGTAGCAGCAAAATATGCTGTTATGGTGAATGGTCTTGATTATATTGCACTTACTAAAATGGATGTGCTTGATAATATGCATGTAATAAAAGTGTGCACAGCTTATGAAATAGACGGCAAAATTGTAGAACAGTTTCCAGCTGATATAGAAAGTCTTGACAACATCAAACCAGTATATAAAGAGTTTAAAGGCTGGATGACTGACCTTACAAAAATTAAAAAAATAGAAGATTTTCCAAGTCAGGCAAAAGAATATATTGATTTTATAAGAAACTTTTTAGGCATTCCATACTGTGTAGTATCTGTTGGTCCTGACAGAAGCCAGACAATAGTATTAAATGAAATATTTAAATAAGAAATATTAAATAAACTTATATTTTGGGGAGTGTAAAAGCTCCCTTTTTTTATGAGTGGAGTAACCTAAAAATTTATGCAGCAGCATATAATATATTTAAAGTATCTAGTTTTAGATACTTCGCTGTAATACAAGCTCAGGATAACCTGCAGCTTTCACTTTGCAGTCATTTTGAGCCTGATTTTACAGGCGAAAAATCTAGATTATTTATATTAAATTATTGCATAATATATTAAATTATCGTATTTTTTAGATACTTTGTCTATAAATCAAGCTCAGTATTATCTTATTTATTTTAAATTCTCTTAATAAATACTTTGAAAAAAATTTTTCTATATAGTAAATAAGAAAAGCATTTGATATATAAAGGTAAAATTGCCTGCTGATTTTTTTTGAAAAAATTTTAAAAAAGTTGTTGACTTTTATTTTTTACTCTGTTATATATTATTTCCACCCGAGAGTAGCCGAACTTGCTCGGGATAGTAAAGAGCCGTTAGCTCAGACGGTAGAGCAATTGCCTTTTAAGCAATGGGTCATTGGTTCGATCCCAATACGGCTCACCATTTACTTTTTATATACGACCCGTTCGTCTAGCTCGGCCTAGGACATCGGCCTTTCACGCCGACAACAGGGGTTCAAATCCCCTACGGGTCGCTTTACCAAACGGACGGTTAGCTCAGCTGGGAGAGCATCGGCCTTACAAGCCGAGGGTCACAGGTTCGATCCCTGTACTGTCCATTTTTTAGTATGGGGGCGTAGTTCAGTTGGTTAGAACGCTGGCCTGTCACGCCAGAGGTCGCGAGTTCGAGTCTCGTCGTCCCCGTTCCAAGCTCTGCTTATGCAGGGCTTTTTTTATATCTTTCTTTAGTTTTTTAGATTTTATCATCTGCATATAAAAATAAAATTAAAAACATATAAATTAGTATTTGAAATTATTTTACATTAATGTATAATAGTAGACGAAGCAGGTATTATTTTAATATTTGGAGATAAAGATGGCAGATAAACCAAAAGATGATGTTTATGTTGAAGAAGGTGAATTAAGAAAAATGCGCGATCCTAGGACTGGGCAGATAAAAGAAGTAGATTTAAGCCTGCCAGCATTATCAAGGACGATGGAAAATATCCGCAAAAGTGCAGAAATTATTAACCAGCCGAATGTCAGCTTTGATATGGCTATGGGAAGGTTTGAATACATTAAGGAATTAGTGCTTGATTCTGCACAATTTTCACCAAAGCTGCAAAATCTGCAAATTAAAATACTCAATAGAAATATTGAAATAGTAAAAAATATTGAAGAACTTGATGAAATAATAGCTCAGTTTGCTAAACAGCATTATATGAAAGAAGCAAAAAATATATTATCAAAAACAGACAGGAAGTCAGGCTTTCAACGGATTGATTCATTACAGCAGGCAATAGAGTTTCTTATGAAGGGCAAAAAACATGTTGGTGATGATGAAGAATATAATAAATACATAGTTTCATTAAGAAAAGAAATAATGGAACATCACAAATCAGCATCTGATTTAACAAGGGGAATATAATATATAAATTTCAGTTCTTGCATTACAGCGAAGTATCTAACAAAACAAACAGTTTAAATATATTATATACTGCTGTAATATACATAATTTAGATTTTTCGCCTTTAAAATCAGGCTCAAAATGACTGCTACACAAAATTTTTGTAAGTCCACTTTTAAGGCTTTATTTAGAATAAAGAAATCTTGACAAATGAATATATATTTTTATATTTATTATTAAACCTGAGTGTATACAGCTCTTAAATGGAAATGAAAAATAAAGCATACGGAAATATTGGTCTGTATGCTTTTTTGCAATAATATTAATATAGTATTTTTACAAACCATATTTTAGCTTTATGAATTTTTCCTGATATTTAACTAACTCTTTCATTTCATCTAATTCTTTTCTTGATAACTTTGGAAAAAACAACATTGTTTTGATATCTTTTTCTTTCACATCCAACATAATACTTCCTGTAGCAAGGGCTTCCATTTGAATAAGATATTGATTAGAAAAAAGAAATTTATAAAAAGACAGCCTTTTTGCTTCATCACTAATACTAATTTTATAGCATCCGTTTGTAATGATGGTATTAATTGTTTCATCATGTAAAATCATACAAAATTTATCAATACTTCCTTTAAGTTTACTTATAAATATATCATTTTTTTTGGCAGATAGCTTTGCTCTATTAGGTAAATCCCAACCATATAGTTTATTATTTAAAGAATAGTCTCCATTAGACATATTTGTAATATCAATATAACTATATATTGATGCATTGTCTATTTTATTAATACTCTTTTTGTTAGTAACAATACAATCATTCAATGTATAAAAATCTTTACTTTTTATTTGTTTGACAATATCAAGGTAGGAAGGTATATTCATTTCTGGACGAATAACAAAATCTTCAGATTTGATTTTATTATAAGGTATATAATTGTATGAAGCATTGTTTTTTTCTTTTTCAAAACCAACTAATGAATTGTCAAAGGCAAAATTCTTGAATTTTTTTGCAATATCATCTAGGTCAGAAAGAATTATTTTATTATTATTATCATCTAATAGATAGTGTCCATTATTATAATTTTTCTTATATATTTTTTCCAATTTTTTTGATTTATAGTTAAAGCCAATATTTATTGCAACATCTGTAAATATATTATATTTTTTTGGTATATTCTTATCTTTTTGTAGTATTAAAATGCCAACTTTAACACCTGTCTCTGCACCTTTAAATGTTCCCTCTGGAAGTGAAATATATGCTATAATTCGAGCTTTGGAAACAATAAATTGTCTTAAATTCTTATCGTCTTGTGGATTTGTCATATATCCATGTGGTAATATAATACATAAAATACCACCGTCAATTAATAGATTTAATGCTCTTTCAATAAATAATTTTCCTAGTTGTTTATATCCATATTGATTATATAAATCATATTTTTCACACACTTCATCAGAACCAGTAAAAATGGTTTTTGACCCAAATGGAGGGTTTGTAATAACGATATCAAACATATCATTATCTATATTATATTTTTCAATAGAATCATGCATATTGATATTTGTTCTACCATCTCCACTAATTATCATATTAAGATGGGCAACCTCTACTGCTTTTGAGCTAGAATCCCAATAATATATATTTTGTGATATTTTGTGATTTTTTTTCAAACAACCTACAAGAAAATCTCCACTGCCACCTGCAGGATCAATTATTTTTTTCATATTTGATATGTCTAATAGAGTTACAATAAAATCTACTATTGTAATTGGTGTATAAAACTGGTCAAGTTCTGTTTTTAATGTAGATTGTGCAAATCTCATAAATAATGTTTGCAAAATATCCTGTTGACTTTTTAATAATGAGTACTCTTGCAATAAAATAACAATTCTAATTAATATTTCATTAGAAATCTTAATAGTTTTAGATAAAGTAAGTTTTGAATAAAATTTTTTAGCATCTTCATATAGCTTTTCTATTTGCTTTACAGTATTATTGGAGTGTTGGAATGTTAAATATTTATTACTACCTTCATTTTGCTTTTCGTCATAATATTTGCATAGTATTATTTTAAATAATTCTTTATATTTTTCTTCTTTTGTTTTTCCTATATTATGCAATAATTGATCAAAAATACTAATCAATGCATTAATATTATCAATAGGTATAAGATTATTCCACACTAATGGTGTAGTATTAAAATTATAGCCATAATTTGGTAATTTGACTAAAGAAAACTCGGTTTTATAATTAGTGCTTTTAGTAAATAGAGCATTACTGACACCATCAAAATAAATTCCATAATTGCACTGTTGCTTTGTACACGCAGGGATTAACTGATTTTCAATAGCTTTTTCTTTATCTTTTGTATCTCTTTTAGTCTCTACAATAATATGAATTTTCTTTGAAGCTTTTGTTTCATAAACGACAATATCAGCTCTTAAATGGTTTCTGCCACTATTTCCTATATCCCAAACATTTGTTTCAAATTTTATACATTCCTTAGGATACCCCTTTGATAGCAAAAAAATAACACAATCAATTCGTATTTTTTCTTCTGAAAAATGTAAACCATCTTTTGATTTATCATTGGTATTTAGTATCCCACGAATAGGACAAGTCAGTTCCATAATTAACCCCATAATATATATCATATATTATATTATATTATACAAAAAGTCAATTCAATAAATTAAGTGATAATGGACTCCCTGCCTGTTTCTAAGCTGATTTGGCGGTTGCTTAATAAATGAAACAGGCAGAGGATAATTCCATTGTCGGAAGGATATTATTATGTTTATGCATTAAAACAATATGCTGACTTTTGAAAAATATTTGGCGGATATTAATCTTGTCGGTTTAAGCCATACTAACAGCTTGCAATCGTTCTAATGCCTCTTTCGAAATGATTACTTTATCCATAGACATTCCTGCGTCTTCTGAATTAGACTTACTGCTGTCTACTTTTTCTCCACGCAGAAGTTTTGAAAGTTCTGATACACTTTTTTCATTTTTACTTGCGGCAGTATATGCTGCATACTGGTTAGAATTAGAAATTAATAGAGAATCAGTCATTATAAACGCTCCTTTGCCACCCTGCTTGGCTTATGCA
Proteins encoded in this window:
- a CDS encoding restriction endonuclease subunit M, whose translation is MELTCPIRGILNTNDKSKDGLHFSEEKIRIDCVIFLLSKGYPKECIKFETNVWDIGNSGRNHLRADIVVYETKASKKIHIIVETKRDTKDKEKAIENQLIPACTKQQCNYGIYFDGVSNALFTKSTNYKTEFSLVKLPNYGYNFNTTPLVWNNLIPIDNINALISIFDQLLHNIGKTKEEKYKELFKIILCKYYDEKQNEGSNKYLTFQHSNNTVKQIEKLYEDAKKFYSKLTLSKTIKISNEILIRIVILLQEYSLLKSQQDILQTLFMRFAQSTLKTELDQFYTPITIVDFIVTLLDISNMKKIIDPAGGSGDFLVGCLKKNHKISQNIYYWDSSSKAVEVAHLNMIISGDGRTNINMHDSIEKYNIDNDMFDIVITNPPFGSKTIFTGSDEVCEKYDLYNQYGYKQLGKLFIERALNLLIDGGILCIILPHGYMTNPQDDKNLRQFIVSKARIIAYISLPEGTFKGAETGVKVGILILQKDKNIPKKYNIFTDVAINIGFNYKSKKLEKIYKKNYNNGHYLLDDNNNKIILSDLDDIAKKFKNFAFDNSLVGFEKEKNNASYNYIPYNKIKSEDFVIRPEMNIPSYLDIVKQIKSKDFYTLNDCIVTNKKSINKIDNASIYSYIDITNMSNGDYSLNNKLYGWDLPNRAKLSAKKNDIFISKLKGSIDKFCMILHDETINTIITNGCYKISISDEAKRLSFYKFLFSNQYLIQMEALATGSIMLDVKEKDIKTMLFFPKLSRKELDEMKELVKYQEKFIKLKYGL
- a CDS encoding adenylosuccinate synthase, which gives rise to MSCSAVLGAQWGDEGKGKIVDMYSEQADVVVRYQGGHNAGHTVWVDGVKYILRLIPSGIIHNKTINIIGNGTVIELDALFKEINELKEKGVKFDGRFFVSDRAHVIMPYHIFFDKHKEELKGANKIGTTGRGIGPAYMDKIARNGIRIGDLFNEKLLDEKIKTNVEELNMYAVKAYGIAPVNIDEAKAYCKRHIDDLKNYVTDTSYLINKLIDEGKKVMLEGAQGTMLDVDFGTYPFVTSSNGTAGGACTGTGISPRKISCIAGVMKAYTTRVGSGPFPTELFDADGEALSVAGHEFGAVTGRPRRCGWLDLVAAKYAVMVNGLDYIALTKMDVLDNMHVIKVCTAYEIDGKIVEQFPADIESLDNIKPVYKEFKGWMTDLTKIKKIEDFPSQAKEYIDFIRNFLGIPYCVVSVGPDRSQTIVLNEIFK